The following proteins are encoded in a genomic region of Alistipes shahii WAL 8301:
- a CDS encoding DUF3244 domain-containing protein: MKKLLLLLVLCCIGAGICFEAYANRKRPKTTSVYLEKKMTVKGPRSVMPPINAVLSPDGNTITLYSPENCDRAFVTISGNGTYLTEMVNFGDQIATLDVSDLDCGVYLITVEYENGTIYTGQIEFTE; this comes from the coding sequence ATGAAAAAATTACTTTTATTACTTGTGCTGTGCTGCATCGGAGCCGGAATTTGCTTTGAAGCGTATGCAAATCGGAAACGACCGAAAACCACGTCCGTTTATCTGGAAAAGAAAATGACGGTCAAAGGTCCGCGCAGCGTCATGCCGCCGATTAATGCGGTGCTTTCTCCGGATGGCAACACCATTACGCTTTACTCTCCGGAGAATTGCGACCGGGCATTCGTTACGATCTCCGGCAATGGAACCTATCTTACGGAAATGGTGAATTTCGGGGATCAGATTGCGACACTCGACGTGTCGGACCTCGACTGCGGGGTTTATCTGATTACCGTCGAATATGAAAACGGTACGATTTACACCGGACAGATCGAGTTTACCGAATAA
- a CDS encoding tetratricopeptide repeat protein — MKYLLSLSMVLLLCGCGSNRQIEQELSTATRLLRIEPDSSLRIIENIAPDRILRRSTRAKYALLYSAALDKNYVDADDDSLIRIAYRYYDNRICSDSVKFLINYHYGRIYQNGDDYQEAMRYYLTAEKYALAAHKNYYLGLVYSRIGEVYSEQMNFNGALEYYQNAYDAWEKLRNPAFMNNAILNIANAYSSLGDNDNAVKYYSQALQAAAQQEDNDMVIACLSNLGDIYVNEGDYPKALQAVKEIERTAPDGLSIYQYRVLAKVYYLQHKIDSARYYFNIASELAEDIRDDAQLAYLSIQIELASGNSEEAANSINEYIWLSDSVSRMVVSQSATAAEGKYYKEQTAFASYRLKVRTYFEYIVGLLICAVAIFLIYYYRERMKRKQQQVERYMLAVDSIRASKNRILEHLAVKEGQEVQLKELVLSRFEFLDQLGRAFYERNNTKAQQEVIYKQVRNFFTNLASNPATKKELEEIVNTVNDNIIVKLRKQFPKFKPADIDLLCYIYAGFSAQIISVIIGDSVSNIYNRKSRLKARIAASDSAEKDFFIQKMQ, encoded by the coding sequence ATGAAATATCTGTTATCTCTTTCAATGGTTTTGCTCCTATGCGGTTGTGGCAGCAACAGGCAAATCGAGCAAGAATTGTCTACTGCGACAAGATTGTTACGCATCGAACCGGACAGCTCGTTGCGCATCATCGAGAACATTGCCCCCGACCGGATTCTGCGGCGCAGCACGCGGGCAAAATACGCTCTCTTGTATTCCGCGGCACTCGATAAAAATTATGTGGATGCCGATGATGATTCGCTGATACGCATTGCATACCGGTATTACGACAACCGGATTTGCTCGGATTCGGTGAAGTTTCTGATTAACTATCACTATGGGCGAATCTATCAAAACGGCGACGATTATCAGGAAGCCATGCGCTATTATCTGACTGCGGAAAAATACGCTCTCGCGGCGCATAAGAATTATTATCTGGGTTTGGTATACTCCCGTATCGGGGAGGTCTATTCCGAGCAGATGAATTTTAACGGAGCGCTGGAATATTATCAGAATGCTTATGACGCTTGGGAAAAACTACGCAATCCTGCGTTTATGAATAATGCGATACTTAATATCGCCAATGCCTATTCCAGTTTGGGCGATAACGACAATGCCGTAAAATACTATTCGCAAGCTCTGCAAGCAGCCGCACAGCAGGAAGATAACGATATGGTTATTGCTTGTTTAAGCAATTTGGGGGATATTTATGTAAATGAGGGCGATTATCCAAAAGCCTTGCAGGCCGTAAAGGAAATTGAGCGGACCGCTCCAGATGGTCTGTCAATTTATCAATATAGAGTATTGGCCAAAGTCTATTATCTGCAACACAAGATAGACAGCGCACGATATTATTTCAATATCGCTTCGGAGTTGGCGGAGGATATTCGGGACGATGCACAACTGGCATATCTATCTATTCAAATTGAATTGGCATCCGGAAATTCAGAGGAAGCAGCCAATTCGATCAATGAATATATCTGGTTGAGCGATTCCGTATCCCGCATGGTGGTATCTCAGTCAGCAACCGCCGCCGAGGGAAAATATTATAAAGAGCAAACCGCTTTTGCGAGTTACCGCCTGAAAGTACGAACTTACTTTGAATATATTGTCGGACTGCTGATCTGCGCCGTCGCAATTTTCCTGATCTACTACTATCGGGAACGCATGAAACGAAAACAACAGCAGGTTGAACGCTACATGTTGGCCGTTGACAGCATCCGGGCATCGAAAAACCGCATCCTCGAACATCTTGCCGTCAAGGAGGGACAGGAGGTGCAACTTAAAGAATTGGTGTTGTCCCGCTTCGAGTTCCTCGACCAACTCGGCCGGGCGTTCTATGAACGGAACAATACAAAAGCACAGCAGGAGGTCATTTACAAACAAGTGAGAAACTTCTTTACGAACCTTGCATCCAATCCCGCGACCAAAAAAGAATTGGAGGAGATCGTAAACACGGTAAATGACAATATCATCGTGAAACTGCGGAAGCAGTTCCCGAAATTCAAACCTGCGGATATAGATTTGCTATGTTACATCTACGCCGGATTCTCGGCGCAAATCATCAGCGTTATAATCGGCGATTCGGTATCGAATATCTACAACCGCAAATCGAGATTGAAAGCCCGAATTGCGGCATCGGATTCGGCCGAAAAAGACTTTTTTATTCAGAAAATGCAATAA